A stretch of the Tannerella serpentiformis genome encodes the following:
- the porZ gene encoding type IX secretion system anionic LPS delivery protein PorZ, with amino-acid sequence MKKIQLLIYGLLLSLLTVHAAEKNTRWHTYLAMYNTVAVAEAENNVYAVADGTLYSYGKSDDNIRVYSRQTGLSDSDVRLIRYSASARTLVIAYASGNIDLMTSDGIYNLPFLKNTTNIQDKTLNAIDLSGDRAYLSANFGILVIDLKKREVAETYRLDRRTTATALLGGSIYAATDSGLLSAPTTANLMDVGNWKRVSLNSLDFDDQKIVGLGAFRDRLCFVASGGGLFYRDTDGSIKTLRKQTNLRGLTVVGNRLVAYASEAMYIFASLEGTGETVAPGTINGVTALTEDGRFWVASGRNGLVGLRRRAEGQYEKAISGLKIEGPKRNEDDFMIVDRGRLWVVGGSYTNTARGNRRGTLMSCVDKKWTNFDEETVTRAAGFGVQDYVGVAVDPDDPTHCFVSTFGEGVIEVKDNTFVRLYNHTNTPLRSALPNAKDAQRYVRAIGIGFDKNKNLWMTNCSAQNGIVVRTPDGTWKSLYFQGVSNKTFVGRILFTSRGQKWVNVPRDGGLLVFDDNGTPTDGSDDKSHFFSSFSNASGTSLDVSEYYCLAEDRKGDIWVGTNHGPIVCSSAINALRDPARCYWNGIIRNDEDGRPRYFLDSEQINAIAVDGGNRKWIGTAGSGVYLVNADGTETLEHFTTTNSPLLSDNIRCLAIDNASGEVFIGTDKGLVSYRGDATEAPKTYSDVYAYPNPVRPDYDGSVTITGLIADSNVKITDLNGNLIRQGRSAGGQFTWDCRGANGQPVSSGVYLVLASTPDGSEGVVTKIAVVR; translated from the coding sequence ATGAAGAAGATTCAATTGCTGATTTACGGCCTGCTACTCTCGCTCCTGACTGTACACGCGGCCGAAAAGAACACACGTTGGCACACCTATCTCGCGATGTATAACACCGTCGCCGTAGCTGAAGCCGAAAATAATGTCTACGCCGTGGCCGACGGAACGCTTTACAGCTATGGCAAGTCGGACGACAACATCCGTGTCTACTCCCGACAGACGGGCCTGAGCGATTCCGACGTCCGACTCATCCGCTACAGCGCCTCCGCACGCACGCTCGTCATCGCTTATGCCAGCGGAAACATCGACCTGATGACCTCCGACGGCATCTACAACCTCCCCTTCCTCAAAAACACCACGAACATCCAGGATAAGACGCTCAACGCCATCGACCTCAGCGGCGACCGAGCCTATCTCTCGGCCAACTTCGGCATCCTGGTGATCGATCTCAAGAAGCGGGAGGTCGCTGAGACGTATCGCTTAGACCGACGCACCACGGCCACCGCCCTACTGGGCGGATCGATCTACGCGGCGACGGACAGCGGACTGCTCTCCGCCCCCACGACAGCCAACCTGATGGACGTCGGCAACTGGAAACGCGTCTCGCTGAACAGCCTCGACTTTGACGATCAGAAGATCGTCGGCCTCGGTGCCTTCCGCGATCGGCTCTGCTTCGTGGCCTCGGGCGGTGGCCTCTTCTATCGCGACACGGACGGCTCGATCAAGACGCTGCGCAAGCAGACGAACCTGCGCGGGCTCACGGTGGTCGGCAATCGGTTGGTGGCTTACGCCTCGGAAGCGATGTACATCTTCGCCTCGCTTGAGGGCACGGGCGAGACGGTGGCGCCAGGTACCATCAATGGTGTCACGGCGCTCACTGAAGACGGTCGCTTCTGGGTGGCCTCGGGACGCAACGGGCTGGTGGGCCTGCGCCGACGGGCCGAGGGACAATACGAAAAAGCCATCTCGGGGCTCAAAATCGAGGGGCCGAAGCGCAATGAAGACGACTTTATGATCGTCGACCGCGGACGGCTCTGGGTGGTCGGTGGATCGTACACGAACACCGCACGCGGCAATCGCAGAGGCACGCTGATGAGCTGCGTGGATAAGAAGTGGACGAACTTCGACGAGGAGACCGTGACGCGTGCCGCTGGCTTCGGGGTGCAGGACTATGTGGGCGTGGCTGTCGACCCGGACGACCCGACGCACTGCTTCGTATCGACCTTCGGCGAGGGCGTGATCGAGGTCAAAGACAACACCTTCGTCCGCCTCTATAACCACACCAACACGCCGCTGCGATCGGCCCTGCCTAATGCGAAGGATGCCCAGCGCTATGTGCGCGCCATCGGCATCGGGTTCGACAAAAACAAGAACCTCTGGATGACCAACTGCAGCGCGCAGAATGGCATCGTGGTGCGTACGCCCGACGGCACGTGGAAGTCGCTCTACTTCCAAGGCGTGTCCAACAAGACCTTCGTCGGCCGTATCCTCTTCACCTCCCGCGGGCAGAAGTGGGTGAACGTGCCCCGCGATGGCGGCCTGCTCGTCTTCGACGACAACGGCACACCGACGGACGGCTCGGACGACAAGTCGCACTTCTTCTCCTCCTTCTCCAATGCCAGCGGCACGTCGCTCGACGTGAGCGAATACTACTGCCTCGCGGAGGATCGCAAGGGCGACATCTGGGTCGGCACGAACCACGGACCGATAGTCTGCTCCTCGGCCATCAATGCCCTCCGCGATCCGGCCCGCTGCTACTGGAACGGCATCATCCGCAACGACGAGGACGGCCGCCCGCGCTACTTCCTCGACAGCGAACAGATCAACGCCATCGCCGTCGACGGCGGCAACCGCAAATGGATCGGCACGGCTGGCTCGGGCGTCTACCTCGTCAATGCCGACGGCACCGAAACGCTTGAGCACTTCACGACCACCAACTCCCCGCTCCTCTCGGACAACATCCGCTGCCTGGCCATCGACAACGCCTCGGGCGAGGTCTTCATCGGCACCGACAAGGGCCTCGTCTCCTACCGCGGCGACGCCACCGAAGCGCCCAAGACCTACTCCGACGTCTACGCCTACCCCAACCCCGTGCGCCCGGACTATGACGGCAGCGTGACCATCACCGGCCTCATCGCCGACTCAAACGTGAAGATCACCGACCTTAACGGCAACCTCATCCGTCAGGGTCGCTCCGCCGGCGGACAGTTCACGTGGGACTGTCGCGGCGCCAACGGCCAACCCGTCTCCTCGGGCGTCTATCTCGTCCTCGCCTCCACGCCTGATGGCAGCGAAGGCGTCGTGACGAAGATCGCCGTCGTACGCTAA
- the typA gene encoding translational GTPase TypA, producing MQKIRNIAIIAHVDHGKTTLVDKMLLAGKLFREGQAEPDQFLDNNDLERERGITILAKNVSINYKDYKINIIDTPGHADFGGEVERVLNMADGCLLLVDAFEGPMPQTRFVLQKAIGLGLKPIVVINKVDKPNCRPSEVQEMVFDLMFSLDATEDQLDFPTIFGSAKQGWMSDDWQKPTDNIYPLLDAIIQYIPEPETLEGASQMLITSLDYSKYVGRIAVGRVHRGELREGQDIVLCKRDGSAVRSKIKEIDVFEGLGRKKVDAVASGDICAVIGIEGFEIGETIADAATPEALPTIAIDEPTMSMLFTINNSPFFGKDGKYVTSRHVHERLLRELDKNLALRVEATDSADSWNVFGRGVLHLSVLIETMRREGYELQVGQPQVIIKEIDGVKHEPVEQLTVNLPEESASKIIDVVTRRKGEMTSMESKNGRVFLVFNIPSRGIIGLNNLVLTLSAGEAIMAHRFLEFQPWKGDIERRQNGSIIAMETGNAFAYALNNLQSRGRFFIAPGEDVYAGQVVGEHSKEGDLVVNVTKSKKLTNMRASGSDDKVSLAPPLVFSLEDALEYIKADEYVEVTPHHMRMRKIILDEIERKRQNRI from the coding sequence ATGCAGAAAATTAGGAACATTGCAATCATAGCACACGTCGATCACGGCAAAACGACCCTGGTAGACAAGATGCTTTTGGCCGGGAAACTTTTCCGCGAGGGACAAGCCGAGCCGGATCAATTTTTGGACAACAACGACTTGGAACGCGAGCGCGGCATTACGATCCTCGCCAAAAACGTCTCCATCAACTACAAGGATTACAAGATCAACATCATCGACACCCCGGGCCACGCGGACTTCGGCGGCGAGGTGGAGCGTGTGCTCAACATGGCCGACGGATGCCTGCTGCTGGTCGACGCCTTCGAGGGGCCGATGCCGCAGACGCGCTTCGTGCTCCAAAAAGCCATCGGGCTGGGGCTGAAACCGATCGTGGTCATCAACAAGGTCGACAAGCCGAACTGTCGGCCGTCGGAGGTGCAAGAGATGGTGTTCGACCTCATGTTCAGCCTCGACGCTACGGAAGATCAGCTCGACTTCCCCACCATCTTCGGCTCGGCCAAGCAGGGCTGGATGTCCGACGACTGGCAGAAGCCGACGGACAACATCTACCCACTCCTCGACGCCATTATCCAGTACATCCCCGAGCCTGAGACGCTCGAGGGGGCGTCGCAAATGCTGATCACGTCGCTCGACTATTCCAAATACGTAGGCCGTATCGCCGTCGGGCGTGTCCACCGGGGCGAACTGCGTGAGGGGCAGGACATCGTCCTCTGCAAACGCGACGGCAGCGCGGTGCGGTCGAAGATCAAGGAGATCGACGTCTTCGAGGGCTTGGGGCGCAAGAAGGTGGACGCTGTGGCATCGGGCGACATCTGTGCCGTGATCGGCATCGAGGGCTTCGAGATCGGCGAAACGATAGCCGACGCTGCGACGCCCGAGGCCCTGCCCACCATCGCCATTGATGAGCCGACGATGTCTATGCTTTTCACCATCAACAACTCGCCCTTCTTCGGCAAGGACGGCAAATACGTCACCTCTCGCCATGTCCACGAGCGACTGCTTCGGGAGCTGGATAAAAACCTGGCGCTGCGGGTGGAGGCTACGGATTCGGCCGACTCGTGGAACGTGTTCGGGCGTGGGGTGTTGCATCTTTCGGTGTTGATCGAGACCATGCGCCGCGAGGGATACGAATTGCAGGTGGGTCAACCCCAGGTGATCATCAAGGAGATCGACGGCGTAAAGCACGAACCGGTGGAGCAGCTGACGGTGAACCTGCCCGAGGAGAGCGCCAGCAAGATCATCGACGTCGTGACCCGCCGCAAAGGCGAAATGACCTCCATGGAGAGCAAGAACGGACGCGTCTTCCTCGTCTTCAACATCCCCTCACGCGGCATCATCGGCCTCAACAACCTCGTGCTGACGCTTTCGGCCGGGGAGGCTATCATGGCCCACCGCTTCCTCGAGTTTCAGCCGTGGAAGGGCGACATCGAGCGCCGCCAGAACGGCTCCATCATCGCGATGGAGACCGGCAACGCCTTCGCTTACGCACTGAACAACCTGCAGTCTCGCGGCCGCTTCTTCATTGCCCCGGGCGAAGACGTCTACGCCGGGCAAGTCGTCGGCGAACACAGCAAGGAGGGCGACCTGGTCGTCAACGTCACCAAATCCAAGAAGCTGACCAACATGCGGGCCTCCGGATCGGACGACAAAGTGTCGCTGGCGCCGCCGTTAGTCTTCAGCCTCGAGGACGCGCTGGAGTATATCAAGGCGGACGAGTACGTCGAGGTGACGCCTCACCATATGCGTATGCGCAAGATCATCCTCGACGAAATCGAACGCAAGCGGCAGAACAGAATATAG
- the rpsO gene encoding 30S ribosomal protein S15, with amino-acid sequence MYLDSAKKEEIFEKYGKSKADTGSAESQIALFTYRISHLTEHMKANHKDFNTSRALKMLVGKRRRLLDYLIKIDIERYRAIIKELGIRK; translated from the coding sequence ATGTATTTAGATTCAGCGAAAAAGGAAGAGATCTTTGAGAAGTACGGAAAATCGAAAGCGGACACCGGATCGGCCGAGAGCCAGATCGCGCTGTTCACCTATCGCATCAGCCACCTGACGGAGCACATGAAGGCCAATCACAAGGACTTCAACACCTCCCGGGCGCTGAAAATGCTGGTAGGTAAGCGTCGCCGCTTGCTGGACTACCTGATCAAGATCGACATCGAGCGCTACCGCGCCATCATCAAGGAGCTCGGTATCCGCAAGTAA
- a CDS encoding glycine--tRNA ligase produces MARQEDLFKKLIAHCKEYGFVFPSSEIYDGLSAVYDYGQYGVELKNNLKRYWWDGMTLLHDNIVGIDAAIFMHPTVWKASGHVDAFNDPLIDNRDSKKRYRADVLIEDHLAKIDEKISREVEKAAKKFGDSFDEAMFRSTNPRVAKHQAERDAIHERFARAMNANDLDELRQIIIDCEIVCPLSGTRNWTDVRQFNLMFATEMGSTADGAMKVYLRPETAQGIFVNFLNVQKTGRMKIPFGIAQIGKAFRNEIVARQFIFRMREFEQMEMQFFVRPGEELTWFARWKEARMRWHRNLGLGDAKYRFHDHEKLAHYANAATDIEYEMPFGFKEVEGIHSRTNFDLSQHEKFSGKKIQYFDAELGTSYTPYVIETSIGVDRLFLSILAGAYTEETLEGGDTRVVLKLPPALAPIKLAVLPLVRKDGLAEKAEEILHMLRFDFRCQYDEKDSIGKRYRRQDAIGTPYCITVDYDTMRDNTVTIRFRDTMEQERVSIDRLHEIISDRVSLRSLLEGLK; encoded by the coding sequence ATGGCACGACAGGAAGATTTATTCAAGAAACTGATTGCACACTGCAAGGAATACGGCTTCGTATTCCCTTCATCAGAGATCTACGACGGTCTCAGCGCCGTCTACGACTACGGACAATACGGCGTCGAGTTGAAAAACAACCTCAAACGTTACTGGTGGGATGGCATGACGCTGCTTCACGACAACATCGTCGGGATAGACGCTGCCATCTTTATGCACCCCACCGTTTGGAAGGCCTCAGGGCATGTGGACGCCTTTAACGACCCCCTTATCGACAACCGAGACAGTAAGAAGCGCTATCGCGCCGACGTACTGATCGAGGACCACCTGGCCAAGATCGACGAGAAGATCTCGCGCGAGGTGGAGAAGGCCGCCAAGAAGTTTGGAGACAGCTTCGACGAGGCGATGTTCCGCAGCACCAACCCGCGCGTGGCCAAACACCAAGCCGAGCGCGACGCCATCCACGAGCGATTCGCCCGCGCCATGAACGCGAACGACCTTGACGAGCTGCGACAAATCATCATCGATTGCGAGATCGTATGCCCCCTATCGGGCACGCGCAACTGGACGGACGTACGCCAGTTCAACCTCATGTTTGCCACCGAAATGGGATCGACAGCCGATGGCGCCATGAAAGTTTACCTCCGCCCCGAAACGGCGCAGGGAATCTTTGTCAACTTCCTCAATGTCCAGAAAACGGGACGCATGAAGATCCCCTTCGGCATTGCTCAGATCGGAAAGGCCTTCCGAAATGAGATCGTCGCGCGGCAATTCATTTTCAGGATGCGGGAGTTTGAGCAGATGGAGATGCAATTCTTTGTTCGGCCAGGCGAAGAGCTCACCTGGTTTGCCCGTTGGAAAGAAGCGCGCATGCGCTGGCACCGCAACCTCGGCCTTGGGGACGCGAAGTATCGCTTCCACGACCACGAAAAGCTGGCTCACTATGCCAATGCAGCTACGGATATCGAGTACGAGATGCCTTTCGGATTCAAGGAAGTGGAAGGGATTCACAGCCGCACCAATTTCGACCTTTCGCAACACGAGAAGTTCTCCGGCAAGAAGATACAATATTTCGATGCAGAGCTGGGGACGAGCTACACGCCCTATGTGATCGAAACCTCGATCGGTGTCGACCGCCTGTTCCTCAGCATACTGGCCGGGGCATACACCGAAGAGACCCTCGAAGGGGGCGACACCCGCGTCGTATTGAAGCTCCCCCCCGCGCTGGCGCCCATTAAGTTGGCCGTTTTGCCCCTTGTTCGCAAAGATGGGCTGGCCGAGAAAGCCGAAGAGATCCTCCACATGCTGCGCTTCGACTTCCGCTGCCAGTACGACGAGAAGGACTCCATCGGCAAGCGTTACCGCCGGCAGGATGCCATCGGGACGCCCTACTGCATCACGGTCGATTACGACACCATGCGCGATAACACCGTCACGATCCGTTTCCGCGACACGATGGAGCAGGAACGCGTGTCGATCGACCGCCTCCACGAGATTATCTCCGACCGCGTCAGTCTGCGCAGCTTATTGGAGGGTCTGAAATGA
- a CDS encoding SGNH/GDSL hydrolase family protein produces the protein MKKTYIGLTCLLFLSLALFVALSFYGDSLERWHIKTGSFARVLRGEADRRQRPPSPAADSTRAVSQAPGQNFSQTVDTARKSILFIGDSMLEGLGPRLAAYAEENGHTLVNVIWYSSTTEVWGRTEKLKEYIAEYQPDYIFVSLGGNELFVSDIRDRRQKYLDNMLSQIGDIPFVWIGPPNWKPDTGINEMLAETLRPGQFYLSYTPDQHYDRARDGAHPTRASASAWMDRVCAWVMKSAAHRIVLHRPKAARATCHTVVLAPAK, from the coding sequence ATGAAAAAGACTTACATCGGACTCACTTGCCTGCTCTTCCTTTCGCTCGCGCTCTTCGTTGCGCTGTCGTTTTACGGCGACTCCCTCGAGCGATGGCACATCAAGACCGGTTCCTTCGCCCGTGTCCTTCGCGGCGAGGCGGACCGTCGCCAACGCCCGCCCTCACCCGCAGCCGACAGCACGCGCGCCGTCAGTCAGGCGCCGGGCCAGAATTTCTCGCAGACGGTCGACACGGCCCGCAAGTCCATCCTCTTCATCGGCGACTCGATGCTCGAGGGTCTCGGGCCGCGCCTGGCCGCCTATGCCGAGGAAAATGGCCATACGCTCGTCAATGTCATCTGGTACAGCTCCACCACCGAGGTGTGGGGGCGCACCGAAAAGCTGAAAGAGTATATCGCTGAGTATCAACCGGACTACATTTTTGTCAGCCTCGGTGGCAACGAGCTTTTCGTGAGCGACATCCGCGACCGGAGGCAGAAATACCTCGATAATATGCTCTCCCAGATCGGCGACATCCCCTTCGTCTGGATCGGCCCGCCCAACTGGAAGCCCGACACGGGCATCAACGAGATGCTCGCCGAGACCCTCCGCCCCGGACAGTTCTACCTCTCCTATACGCCCGACCAACACTACGACCGGGCGCGCGATGGCGCCCATCCGACGCGCGCTTCGGCTTCGGCGTGGATGGATCGCGTCTGTGCATGGGTCATGAAGAGCGCCGCGCACCGCATTGTTCTCCATCGCCCGAAGGCCGCCCGCGCCACTTGCCACACCGTCGTCCTGGCTCCGGCCAAATGA
- a CDS encoding FKBP-type peptidyl-prolyl cis-trans isomerase, translating to MKRTLHLLASLCLAAVLIGVVTACSKTEDDSAERWRTANDAAFAAIKSNASYTEIKSPGHEGSIYYKELKKGTGTKPILFTSTVSLYAHGRFVADYPDNKYIRQGAVFQSWLEADGVPFTTLVSSVGKVPKDYRAHILTNGVRVALQYMHEGDRWEVWVPYTLGLGENDGSLFINVMPSSSATKIPAYSTLVFEIEVVGVHS from the coding sequence ATGAAACGGACGCTCCACCTCCTCGCTTCCCTCTGTTTGGCAGCCGTCCTGATCGGCGTCGTCACCGCTTGCAGCAAAACGGAAGACGACTCGGCCGAACGTTGGCGCACGGCCAACGATGCCGCCTTCGCTGCCATTAAGAGTAATGCCTCCTACACCGAAATCAAATCGCCCGGCCACGAGGGTAGCATCTACTACAAAGAGCTGAAGAAGGGCACGGGCACGAAGCCGATCCTCTTCACCAGCACCGTGAGCCTCTATGCCCACGGTCGCTTCGTGGCCGACTATCCGGATAACAAGTATATACGTCAGGGCGCGGTCTTCCAGTCGTGGCTGGAGGCCGATGGCGTGCCGTTTACGACCCTTGTCTCGAGCGTCGGAAAGGTGCCGAAGGACTACAGGGCCCACATCTTGACCAACGGCGTGCGCGTGGCCCTGCAATACATGCACGAGGGCGACCGGTGGGAGGTGTGGGTGCCTTACACGCTCGGTCTCGGCGAAAATGATGGGAGCTTGTTCATCAACGTGATGCCAAGTAGCAGCGCCACAAAGATCCCCGCTTACTCGACACTCGTCTTCGAAATCGAGGTCGTTGGTGTCCACTCCTAA
- a CDS encoding non-canonical purine NTP diphosphatase: MRTLVFATHNLHKLREVRDMLPQDSIRLVGLTDLGQMEPLPETSATIEGNALQKARYVKEHYGYDCFADDTGLEVEALDGAPGVYSARYAGEACDSAANVRKLLEALRDTDHRKARFRTVIALITDGEERLFEGEVTGQITTEAHGAGGFGYDPIFRPDGFDRTFAELSPDEKNAISHRGRAVRRLVQHLTNR; encoded by the coding sequence ATGCGAACCCTTGTTTTTGCTACACACAACCTGCACAAATTGCGCGAGGTACGCGACATGCTGCCACAGGACTCCATCCGCCTCGTCGGCCTGACCGACCTCGGTCAGATGGAGCCGCTACCGGAGACATCGGCCACCATCGAAGGTAACGCCCTCCAAAAGGCGCGCTACGTGAAGGAGCACTACGGTTACGACTGCTTTGCCGACGACACAGGCCTCGAAGTCGAGGCGCTCGACGGCGCTCCGGGCGTCTATTCGGCGCGCTACGCCGGTGAGGCGTGCGACAGCGCGGCCAATGTCCGCAAGCTACTCGAAGCACTCCGCGATACGGACCATCGGAAGGCCCGTTTCCGCACGGTGATCGCCCTCATCACGGACGGCGAGGAGCGCCTCTTTGAGGGCGAAGTCACGGGCCAGATCACGACTGAGGCCCATGGCGCGGGCGGCTTCGGTTACGATCCCATCTTCCGCCCCGACGGCTTCGACCGCACCTTCGCCGAACTCTCCCCCGACGAGAAAAACGCCATCAGCCATCGTGGCCGAGCGGTGCGTCGGCTGGTGCAACACCTCACGAACCGATAA